CTGCCTGCGAGAATCGCTAAGTCCTGATCCGTTACCGTAAGAATCGAACCAAACAGTACGTTCTCAAGCATGTGAATATTGATCTTACGAGCCACGTACATCAGTAACGCTGCACCCACTGCCAACGCCAGCGCAAGGAACACACCAACCAAGGTATCGTATGGCACGTTGGTTCGGTTTCTTACAAAGTGCAGAAGCAAAGCGAAAATCATACAGAAGCTAAACAGCCCAATAATCGGATTTTCTGGTGGTTCACCAAGAAGAACACCGATTGCGATGCCGGTTAACGCCGCGTGTCCAACGGCTTCAGAAAAGAAAGCGAGACGCTTTGCAATCACCAAAGTACCAAGACCACCTAGCAAAGGGCCAAGCAATAAGGCTGCAACCAAAGCATTTACCATGAAGGCATACATGAAGCTTTCAGATAACAAACCTGCTTCCACACCACTAATGGCAAGTTGTCGTAACCAATCCATTACGCAACCTCCTTCGATTCAGTCATTGCTGAGCCACTACTGTAGTGTTGGAATAGGCTTTCGATCTTCGTTGGATGCAGTACTCGCTCATGTGGGCCGCTATCCACTAAGAATCGGTTAACGACATGTACGTTCGCTTCAAGTCGACGTACCGCAGTAACATCGTGGTGAACCGCTAGAATCGTTCGGCCTTCATCAACACATTCACGAATCAGCGATTCCAAATAGCGAACGCCCTGCTCGTCCATGCCCGTTGTAGGTTCATCTAATACCAGTAAGCTCGGATTATCCAATAACGCTTGAGCAAACAAAACACGTTGCTGCTCACCACCGGACAACTGTCCCATACGGCGGTCGCTACGAGTCGCCATACCAACGCGATCTAACTGCGCGAGAGCAAGATCTAACTGCTTAGATTTACGACGCCAAAATAGAGGGATTCGCGTCTGATTAAGCAGAACAAAGTCCATGACCGTCAAAGGTAAGCTCGACTCGAATGTCGCTTTTTGAGGCACGTAACCAATACTTGGCTTTTCTGGCCAATGAATGTTGATCGCTCCAGAGAAAGGCGTCAGTCCAAGTACAGATCTCAGCAAAGAAGTCTTGCCGCCACCGTTTGGTCCCATGATCACATGACATTCACCCGCTTTAAGTTCTAGCGAGATATCATCAAGAATCACATTATTATCGTACTGTAGACCCAGTTTATTGATTGAGATTGATGGACCTAGCATTATGCGTTCCCGCTTTTAGCTTGGTTCGCCGCTGCAAACTTCATTGCTTCGATTAACGTTTCTAGGTTCTTCTTCATCTCAACTTCGACTTTATCGTCTTCATATTCGCCGTGGGTCATGTGAGAGAAACGATAAAGCTGAACGCCTGTTTCCGCTTCAATCGTGTCAACAAAACGGTTTGGCATATTTAACTCGTAGAACAGAACATCAATACCCGACGCGCGGATCTTCTCGATCGTCTCTTGAAGTTGGCTAGCACTTGGCTCAACACCGTGTGCTGGCTCGATTACCGCCGCGACATCAACACCAAACTCTTGAAGAATGTAACCATAAGCGTTGTGTGTAGTCGCAACCTTCATGCCTGATGTATCTAACTCACCTAATGACAACATCGCATCACGCTTCATGAAACGAAATTGCTTTGCGTACTTACGCGCATTCTTACGATAAAACGCAGCGTTGTCTGGGTCGAGTTTAGAAACTTCACTGGCAATGGTGTAAACCTTCTGAATGGTTGTCGAAAGCCCAACGAAGGTATGCGGGTTAACAGCACCCTGACCAACAGATTGACCAAGAGCCGGAAGTAAAGGGACTTCTTTGTTTGCTTCGATCACAACCAAATCATCACGTTGCGCTGCTGCAATGACTTTAAGCGCAAAGTCATCGTGACCAATGCCGTTTACTACGATTGCATCCATCTGGCTCAATCGCTTGAGGTCGTTCGGTTGTGGTAGGTAGTTATGTGGGTTAAAACCAGCGTCAACCAAAGGAAGAATATTCACTTTGTCGCCGACTACGGCTTTAACGTAGCTGTAGTAAGGTTGAAGTGTGATACCAATTGTCAGTTTGTTACTGTCGACTGTGTATTCTTTTGCTAATGCATTCGGTGCCATGAACACCGTTAACAACGACATGAACAGAGTCATAATTCGCATAGTAAATCTCTTATTTATTAGTGAGCATCGCTTGCATGATGCTGTTCAACTTCTGATTCATTCACAACCATTTTCCAGCCTTCAGATTCAAGTGTGTGCTCGTCAAAAGCACTAGGCTGTTTTGCTATACCACCAAAGAAAATCCAGATTTCAGGAGAAACGCTATTCGCGTTCAGAATAAAAGAATCCGCAAAGCCAAGTTCATTTGGTGTGGAAAAATAATAACCGCGCTCGTCCATTAGCCAAGCATGAGAGCCTTTGCGCTTCCAACTCTGGTCTTCTACAAATGGCGCAACCCATTCATCTTTAAGTGACATAATACTTGGCCATTCGCCATCTGAGTCCATACGCAAGTCGCGAATTTCTTCATGAGCCAAACGCAGATCTAACAGCATCGCCAAGTTTTCTTGTTCAACATCCGTTACTAAAATTTGATGGTCTAGTACGGCTTTTACGTGAGATTCCGCCTGATGAAATGGGATCGCGACAGTTGCAAAGCAAAGGATGAATACAATGATCAATCCAACCCATTTCCCCTCTCTACCACCAGTATCGGCACGTACGCTTTGAATCATCATTTTTCGCTGATCTCTACGACATCAACTTCAACAGGAAATTCGTGGCCAGAATCGAACACCAGGTAAAACTCGGTGTCTGGATGTGGGAACTCAACAATAGAGCGCTTATCAGTCATCTCTTTTGCAATCAAATTGTCTTCGTAGTCGTACATCTCAACCGCATAATCAATCGCCTTGCTGCCATCAGAGTAACCCGCTTCACAAGCTACGGTTTTGCCTTCAAACCAGCAACTCATCAATGGGAAGTGTGCTTGTGCAGGTAATGCCGCGAAACCAAGTCCCAATGCTAAGCAAGGAGTCATTAAAGCGTTCAGTTTTGTTTTTATTGTCATGGTTTGTACCCTAGCCACTGTGCAAATTCTCAGCCATAAACTGAGCGATAAAGGGCTCAAATGAGCCCTTAAGTTTTTTGGTTGTTTAATCGGGAGGCTAGCCCCCAATATCACAAATTATTGAAGTAGAGCTTCGAACGTTAAGTGAACGTTGGCACTCGCTTTGTCTGCCAGTGGGTTGTCAATCAACTCACCTTTGTAGTTCGCCTTCATTACGTAACGACCCGCTACGTCTGGAGTAAACGTGATTTCACCATTCTCATCGCTCACCACGTCAATCTGCTCTTGGTGGTTGCGGTAAAGTGTGCCTTCACGAGTGATTTCCGCTGTAACACCTTTCTGAATTTCACCATTGTAGAAGAACTGGAATGTTACTGGTTCACCTTCAATGATGTCTGAAGGGTGTGTAATAGGCTTCATTTCAAGTAGCTTGCCTTCAATTTTGAAAACTGAATCTGATGGCTTACCTACTGTGATGTAGCTTTCAGCACGTGTGAAGCTGATTTGTGTTACCACGTCACGCGCTTTT
The window above is part of the Vibrio chagasii genome. Proteins encoded here:
- a CDS encoding metal ABC transporter ATP-binding protein; translation: MLGPSISINKLGLQYDNNVILDDISLELKAGECHVIMGPNGGGKTSLLRSVLGLTPFSGAINIHWPEKPSIGYVPQKATFESSLPLTVMDFVLLNQTRIPLFWRRKSKQLDLALAQLDRVGMATRSDRRMGQLSGGEQQRVLFAQALLDNPSLLVLDEPTTGMDEQGVRYLESLIRECVDEGRTILAVHHDVTAVRRLEANVHVVNRFLVDSGPHERVLHPTKIESLFQHYSSGSAMTESKEVA
- a CDS encoding metal ABC transporter permease yields the protein MDWLRQLAISGVEAGLLSESFMYAFMVNALVAALLLGPLLGGLGTLVIAKRLAFFSEAVGHAALTGIAIGVLLGEPPENPIIGLFSFCMIFALLLHFVRNRTNVPYDTLVGVFLALALAVGAALLMYVARKINIHMLENVLFGSILTVTDQDLAILAGSCAIIILLLIPTFNRILLTCISPDIAKVRGYNTSFYDYLFVMMITLVTIAAVKIVGAVLVGALLLIPGATARLLTKRMGSFVLLSALLATIACLVGTVLPMELKLPVPSGASIIIVSATFFLAATLYRIVRKA
- a CDS encoding zinc ABC transporter substrate-binding protein encodes the protein MRIMTLFMSLLTVFMAPNALAKEYTVDSNKLTIGITLQPYYSYVKAVVGDKVNILPLVDAGFNPHNYLPQPNDLKRLSQMDAIVVNGIGHDDFALKVIAAAQRDDLVVIEANKEVPLLPALGQSVGQGAVNPHTFVGLSTTIQKVYTIASEVSKLDPDNAAFYRKNARKYAKQFRFMKRDAMLSLGELDTSGMKVATTHNAYGYILQEFGVDVAAVIEPAHGVEPSASQLQETIEKIRASGIDVLFYELNMPNRFVDTIEAETGVQLYRFSHMTHGEYEDDKVEVEMKKNLETLIEAMKFAAANQAKSGNA